Proteins found in one Aquibium microcysteis genomic segment:
- a CDS encoding methyl-accepting chemotaxis protein, whose amino-acid sequence MSLRIWQVVIAIAAVVGVGIGVTVGIQNHALRTLQVNGPLYGQIVGGKDLIADILPPPMFLVESYLLANEAVVHPELVDRNLARIADLRREDATRRGYWKDFALRDDLRRQLEAEVLPRSDALWATIEGPFRSAVQNGGNVGPIMDTLRDQFSGHREAVVKLVEMSTTFLADKESEAAASEKSLGGLSLLAGVLTLLGCIVGAWLVWIRALVPLDRMSRYMLRLAEGDFSTEAPYAGRRDEIGDMAGSLVVFRQAGLDNIRLAEDNRLAQQWTEQERASRLAEREMEAAALARVVADLGAGLARLADCNIRMTIDLPFAEQFEPLRRDFNNSIGLFQSVLEQVMEKTRALHAGGAEMHASAEGLAQRTQQQAAALEQASAALEQITASVRSSSDKIRQTRTQASDARDAADESHRVMHNAVEAMHRIEAGSEKIATVVSVIDEIAFQTNLLALNAGVEAARAGEAGRGFAVVAQEVRELAQRSAFAAKEIGEIIRKSKTEVEAGVRFVGATGDALTRITGYVTTIDANVGEIDRAAGEQTTGLEQISLSVSELDRMTQQNAGMVEETTSVSAMLAENARILAELVARFKLNRRKQIREVAPSAHAEPMRKAA is encoded by the coding sequence ATGTCTCTCCGAATCTGGCAAGTCGTCATCGCAATCGCAGCCGTCGTGGGCGTCGGAATCGGCGTCACGGTTGGAATCCAGAACCATGCTCTCAGGACCCTGCAGGTGAACGGGCCTCTCTACGGGCAGATCGTCGGGGGCAAGGATCTGATAGCCGACATCCTGCCGCCGCCGATGTTTCTCGTCGAGTCGTACCTTCTGGCCAACGAGGCCGTGGTTCATCCCGAACTGGTCGACCGGAACCTCGCCCGGATCGCTGACCTCCGGCGCGAAGATGCGACGCGGCGCGGTTACTGGAAAGACTTCGCCTTGCGCGACGACCTACGCAGGCAGCTCGAAGCAGAGGTGCTCCCACGGTCGGACGCGCTCTGGGCGACGATCGAGGGGCCCTTCCGCTCGGCCGTGCAGAACGGCGGAAACGTAGGGCCGATCATGGACACGCTGCGCGACCAGTTCAGCGGACATCGAGAGGCGGTCGTGAAGCTCGTCGAGATGTCGACGACCTTCCTTGCCGACAAGGAAAGCGAGGCGGCAGCCAGCGAGAAGTCGCTGGGGGGCCTTTCCCTTCTGGCCGGCGTCCTTACTCTCCTCGGCTGCATCGTCGGTGCCTGGCTGGTCTGGATCCGTGCCCTGGTGCCGCTCGACCGCATGTCACGCTACATGCTTCGGCTTGCGGAAGGCGACTTTTCGACGGAAGCCCCCTATGCCGGACGCCGGGACGAGATCGGCGACATGGCCGGCAGTCTGGTCGTGTTCCGGCAGGCCGGGCTCGACAACATCCGGCTGGCGGAAGACAACCGGCTGGCGCAGCAGTGGACGGAGCAGGAGCGTGCGTCGAGGCTCGCCGAGCGCGAGATGGAAGCGGCGGCGCTCGCCCGCGTGGTCGCCGACCTTGGCGCGGGGCTCGCGCGACTCGCCGACTGCAACATCCGCATGACGATCGATCTGCCCTTCGCCGAGCAGTTCGAGCCGCTGCGCCGCGACTTCAACAATTCGATCGGACTGTTCCAGTCGGTGCTGGAGCAGGTCATGGAGAAGACGCGGGCACTCCATGCCGGCGGAGCGGAGATGCACGCATCGGCAGAAGGCCTGGCGCAGCGCACCCAGCAGCAGGCGGCGGCTCTCGAACAGGCATCGGCGGCGCTGGAACAGATCACCGCATCCGTCCGCTCTTCCTCCGACAAGATCAGGCAGACCCGCACCCAAGCGAGCGATGCCCGCGACGCGGCGGACGAATCGCACAGAGTGATGCACAACGCGGTCGAGGCGATGCACCGGATCGAAGCGGGCTCGGAGAAGATCGCGACGGTCGTCTCCGTCATCGACGAGATCGCGTTCCAGACCAACCTTCTCGCCCTCAATGCGGGCGTCGAGGCTGCTCGTGCCGGCGAGGCAGGCAGAGGCTTCGCCGTCGTCGCGCAGGAGGTGCGCGAACTCGCGCAGCGCTCCGCCTTCGCCGCCAAGGAGATCGGCGAGATCATCCGCAAGTCGAAGACGGAGGTGGAGGCAGGCGTTCGGTTCGTCGGCGCGACCGGCGACGCCCTGACCCGGATCACCGGCTACGTGACCACCATCGACGCGAACGTGGGCGAGATAGACCGCGCCGCCGGAGAGCAGACGACCGGACTGGAGCAGATCAGTCTTTCCGTCAGCGAGCTGGACCGGATGACGCAGCAGAATGCGGGGATGGTCGAGGAGACGACTTCCGTCTCCGCGATGCTCGCTGAGAACGCACGCATCCTGGCGGAGCTGGTCGCTCGGTTCAAGCTGAACCGCCGCAAGCAGATCCGGGAGGTCGCTCCGTCGGCCCATGCCGAGCCGATGCGCAAGGCCGCATAG
- a CDS encoding IclR family transcriptional regulator: MAATEKKNGSRGVQSIDTGGVVLGALARAAGPLKLRDLAEQTGMAAAQLHPYLVSFRKMGMVEQTEAGHYQLGFFALHLGLTRLRNQNAYRETVRRVAALADDLQLMIAVTVWGLHGPTIVYVQESSARIHANVQVGNIFMMTATATGKVFAAWLPRAVTQPMIRQERSDRSLLERGPFEFDENRYWAEVGDVGMRGHAVTRDLPIPGVSAVAAPVFDHTGQMQLALTAIGPTGMIDLADDGPAVRGLLGFTRRLSNELGYRGDAGAGA, from the coding sequence ATGGCGGCAACGGAAAAGAAGAACGGCTCGCGCGGCGTTCAGTCGATCGACACGGGCGGCGTCGTGCTCGGGGCTCTCGCTCGGGCAGCGGGACCGCTGAAACTGCGCGATCTCGCCGAACAGACGGGCATGGCCGCCGCTCAGCTTCATCCCTATCTCGTCTCCTTCCGCAAGATGGGGATGGTCGAGCAGACGGAAGCGGGGCACTACCAGCTCGGGTTCTTCGCGCTGCATCTCGGACTGACGCGGCTTCGCAACCAGAATGCCTACCGCGAGACCGTTCGCCGTGTCGCCGCGCTTGCCGACGACCTGCAGCTCATGATCGCGGTCACGGTTTGGGGACTGCACGGGCCGACGATCGTGTACGTCCAGGAGTCATCGGCCCGGATCCACGCCAACGTTCAGGTCGGCAACATCTTCATGATGACGGCGACCGCCACCGGCAAGGTCTTCGCCGCCTGGCTGCCCCGCGCCGTGACCCAGCCGATGATCCGGCAGGAGCGCTCGGACAGGTCCCTGCTGGAGCGCGGACCCTTCGAGTTCGACGAGAACCGCTACTGGGCGGAGGTGGGCGACGTGGGCATGAGGGGCCATGCGGTCACGCGGGACCTGCCGATTCCCGGCGTCAGCGCCGTCGCTGCGCCGGTCTTCGATCATACGGGCCAGATGCAGCTCGCACTGACCGCGATCGGTCCGACCGGCATGATCGACCTCGCGGACGACGGGCCGGCCGTCCGCGGGCTGCTGGGCTTCACGCGCAGGCTGTCGAACGAACTCGGCTACCGCGGAGACGCCGGCGCCGGCGCATGA
- a CDS encoding SDR family NAD(P)-dependent oxidoreductase has product MQGIEGVVAVVTGAAQGNGRAIARGLARAGARVCVCDVNGPAVEATAAAIRDEGGESFAFESDVADRASVDRFAAASREAFGPAAILVNNAGIIRRTPVDDARFDEDWTDIFRVNVDGVRNMVRAFLPQLRETRGRIVNLGSIMSVSAGPGLGAYAASKGAVLQLTRALAHDLAPDGIRVNAIAPGVIATPMTKVTRETPEAIGRFMAHTPLRRVGEPEELVGPVLFLASDLSTYVTGALLPVDGGYLAA; this is encoded by the coding sequence ATGCAAGGGATAGAAGGCGTGGTCGCCGTGGTGACAGGGGCTGCACAAGGCAACGGCCGGGCCATCGCCCGCGGCTTGGCGAGAGCCGGAGCCCGTGTCTGCGTCTGCGACGTCAATGGCCCCGCCGTCGAGGCGACGGCGGCGGCCATTCGCGACGAAGGCGGCGAGTCGTTCGCCTTCGAAAGCGATGTCGCCGACCGTGCCTCGGTCGACCGCTTCGCCGCGGCGTCGCGCGAGGCATTCGGACCCGCAGCCATCCTCGTCAACAACGCAGGCATCATCCGGCGCACGCCCGTGGACGACGCGCGATTCGACGAGGACTGGACGGACATCTTCCGGGTGAACGTCGACGGCGTACGCAACATGGTGCGCGCCTTCCTGCCGCAGTTGCGCGAGACGCGCGGCAGGATCGTCAATCTCGGATCGATCATGTCGGTCTCGGCCGGGCCCGGGCTCGGCGCCTACGCCGCAAGCAAGGGCGCCGTGCTGCAGCTGACCCGCGCACTCGCCCACGACCTTGCGCCCGACGGCATCCGCGTCAACGCCATTGCCCCCGGGGTCATCGCCACGCCGATGACGAAGGTGACCCGTGAAACGCCGGAGGCGATCGGCCGCTTCATGGCGCATACGCCTCTCCGGCGGGTCGGCGAGCCGGAGGAACTCGTCGGTCCGGTCCTGTTCCTCGCCTCCGACCTCTCCACCTACGTCACCGGAGCGCTGCTGCCCGTCGATGGCGGTTACCTCGCCGCCTGA
- a CDS encoding substrate-binding domain-containing protein, with protein MRFTRRAFSGMALAATALFSLPAMAQDRPAPFDKPGDVKIALVRYLSTGDFFQAYLAGVEAQAKALGVQLQVLDSRQDAALQADMVDQAIALGVQGIIIQHGLTESMKEAAQRAVDAGIKVVAFDVNVENEAIPQIEQSDRDLARLALEQAVKDNGEAWKAGYVYVAGIAPLDRRDETWREFKAKYPGINEVAMFGTLDNPIANSVANQARSVVTANPDIQVMFAPYDEFAKGVKIAVDEAGLTDSVKIYSADISTADIAAMREPGSAWVATAATNPAVVGQVSVRALAMLLAGENPGKQVIVPPTLITQQQLNDNDIKNMEELSAKLPQFAHADVAMPAWMPNPNE; from the coding sequence ATGAGGTTCACACGCAGGGCATTCTCGGGCATGGCGCTGGCCGCCACCGCCCTCTTCTCGCTTCCCGCCATGGCGCAGGACCGTCCGGCGCCGTTCGACAAGCCGGGCGACGTCAAGATCGCGCTGGTGCGCTATCTGTCGACGGGCGACTTCTTCCAGGCCTATCTCGCCGGCGTCGAGGCGCAGGCCAAGGCGCTGGGCGTCCAGCTGCAGGTGCTCGACAGCCGGCAGGATGCCGCCCTCCAGGCCGACATGGTCGACCAGGCGATCGCGCTCGGCGTGCAGGGGATCATCATCCAGCACGGCCTGACCGAATCGATGAAGGAAGCCGCCCAGCGCGCGGTCGACGCCGGCATCAAGGTCGTGGCCTTCGACGTCAACGTCGAGAACGAGGCGATTCCGCAGATCGAGCAGTCCGACCGCGACCTCGCGCGCCTGGCGCTCGAGCAGGCGGTCAAGGACAATGGCGAGGCCTGGAAGGCCGGCTACGTCTACGTCGCCGGCATCGCTCCGCTCGACCGCCGCGACGAGACCTGGCGCGAGTTCAAGGCGAAATATCCGGGAATCAACGAGGTGGCCATGTTCGGCACCCTCGACAACCCGATCGCCAACTCCGTCGCCAACCAGGCGCGTTCGGTGGTCACGGCCAATCCGGACATCCAGGTGATGTTCGCGCCCTATGACGAGTTCGCCAAGGGCGTGAAGATCGCGGTCGACGAGGCCGGACTGACGGATTCGGTGAAGATCTACTCCGCCGACATCTCGACCGCCGACATCGCCGCTATGCGCGAGCCCGGCAGCGCCTGGGTCGCCACGGCCGCCACCAACCCGGCCGTGGTCGGCCAGGTCTCGGTGCGCGCCCTCGCCATGCTCCTCGCGGGCGAGAACCCGGGCAAGCAGGTGATCGTGCCGCCGACGCTGATCACCCAGCAGCAGCTCAACGACAACGACATCAAGAACATGGAAGAGCTGTCGGCCAAGCTGCCGCAGTTCGCGCATGCCGACGTCGCGATGCCGGCCTGGATGCCCAACCCGAACGAGTGA
- a CDS encoding ABC transporter permease — protein MTLRDLVIRYGFLVLLVGLCVFFTLSTSGFASPQAAVFIFQSVAITGILALGVTATLVVGGFDLSIGSVATSAMMAAAYAMIVLEQNAVVAVLFCLAIGAVVGLVNGLIIVYMRVPDLLATLGMMFLLLGLQRIPTEGRSIAAGMTMPDGSTAAGVFSPSFLALGRHRFDFILPNLVPVSVVVLIVLAVLIWFFLEYTRFGRMMYAVGSNARAAELAGAPVKAYKIWAYVISGMFASIGGILLAARLGRGDIASGNNLLLDAVAAALIGFAVLGAAKPNAFGTAVGALFVGVLLQGLTMMNVPYYTQDFVKGAVLVVALIFTFALSNQGRR, from the coding sequence ATGACTTTGCGCGATCTCGTCATCCGCTACGGGTTCCTCGTCCTGCTGGTCGGGCTGTGCGTCTTCTTCACCCTGTCGACCAGCGGCTTCGCCTCGCCGCAGGCCGCCGTCTTCATCTTCCAGTCGGTGGCGATCACCGGCATCCTGGCGCTGGGAGTCACCGCGACCCTCGTCGTCGGCGGCTTCGACCTGTCGATCGGGTCGGTTGCGACGAGCGCCATGATGGCCGCGGCCTATGCCATGATCGTGCTCGAGCAGAATGCCGTCGTGGCCGTCCTGTTCTGCCTGGCGATCGGCGCGGTGGTCGGGCTCGTGAACGGCCTGATCATCGTCTACATGCGGGTGCCGGACCTGCTCGCCACGCTCGGCATGATGTTCCTGCTGCTCGGGCTGCAGCGCATCCCGACCGAAGGCCGGTCGATCGCCGCCGGCATGACCATGCCGGACGGCTCGACCGCGGCCGGCGTGTTCTCGCCGTCCTTCCTGGCGCTCGGCCGGCACCGATTCGACTTCATCCTGCCGAACCTCGTGCCGGTGTCGGTCGTGGTGCTGATCGTGCTCGCGGTGCTGATCTGGTTCTTCCTCGAATACACCCGCTTCGGACGCATGATGTATGCCGTCGGCTCCAACGCCAGGGCGGCCGAACTCGCGGGCGCGCCCGTCAAGGCATACAAGATCTGGGCCTATGTGATTTCTGGAATGTTCGCCTCCATCGGCGGGATTCTTCTCGCGGCGCGGCTTGGACGCGGCGACATCGCCTCGGGTAACAATCTTCTCCTGGACGCCGTCGCCGCGGCGCTGATCGGCTTCGCGGTGCTCGGCGCCGCCAAGCCGAACGCCTTCGGCACGGCGGTCGGGGCCCTGTTCGTCGGCGTGCTCCTGCAGGGGCTGACGATGATGAACGTGCCCTACTACACCCAGGATTTCGTCAAGGGCGCGGTGCTCGTCGTCGCGCTCATTTTCACCTTTGCCCTCTCGAACCAGGGCAGGCGCTAG
- a CDS encoding FAD-dependent oxidoreductase, whose amino-acid sequence MMDLSNMQMKKHECDVLVVGSGAGGLATAVSAVHRRLDVLVVEKEPVFGGTTARSGGWMWIPCNGPARRAGIDDTIDKARTYMRHETGEHFDERRVEAFLEAGPKAVEFYEQNTALQFDLGPTFADYHPTAPGGMDAGRSIVARPFDGRELGPEIRRLRPPLAEITFLGMMIGSGKELLHFFNVMRSPVSAFYVGKLFVKFLRDMAFHGRPMRLMNGNALVARLAKSCFDKGVPIWTRSPVRELVKDERGRVTGAIVDTAEGPVEILARKGVVLAAGGFPQDPVRRKAMFPHAPTGYEHASPAPPGNTGDGLRLGEAAGATVETSLPHAAAWVPISRPVKPDGTLGTFPHFVDRSKPGVIAVTRSGRRFVNEADSYHDFCQAMVARCRAEDGEICAFFIADHHVLRKYGLGYVKPAPVPFRQHVKSGYLIEGATLPELAGKIGADPAMLRRTVETYNIHAVRGEDPEFGKGSTSYNRSLGDPEHKPNPCVAPIGKGPYYAVKLVVGDLGTFAGLRCNENAQVLDEAGWPIAGLYSVGNDAASIMGGNYPGGGITLGPAVTFGYIAARHMSGGND is encoded by the coding sequence ATGATGGACCTGTCGAACATGCAGATGAAGAAACACGAATGCGACGTGCTGGTGGTCGGATCGGGCGCCGGCGGTCTCGCCACGGCCGTTTCGGCCGTGCACCGGCGGCTGGACGTGCTCGTGGTGGAAAAGGAACCGGTGTTCGGCGGCACGACGGCCCGCTCGGGCGGCTGGATGTGGATTCCCTGCAACGGCCCCGCCAGACGCGCGGGGATCGACGATACCATCGACAAGGCACGCACCTACATGCGCCACGAGACCGGAGAACACTTCGACGAGCGGCGGGTGGAAGCCTTCCTCGAGGCGGGGCCGAAGGCGGTCGAATTCTACGAGCAGAACACGGCGCTGCAGTTCGATCTCGGCCCGACCTTCGCCGACTATCATCCCACCGCGCCGGGCGGCATGGATGCCGGACGGTCGATCGTGGCGCGTCCGTTCGACGGACGTGAACTCGGTCCCGAGATCAGGCGGCTGCGTCCGCCGCTGGCCGAGATCACCTTCCTCGGCATGATGATCGGCTCGGGCAAGGAACTGCTCCACTTCTTCAACGTCATGCGCTCGCCGGTATCGGCCTTCTACGTCGGCAAGCTGTTCGTGAAATTCCTGCGCGACATGGCCTTCCACGGCCGTCCGATGCGGCTGATGAACGGCAACGCGCTGGTGGCGCGGCTGGCGAAGTCCTGTTTCGACAAGGGCGTGCCCATCTGGACGCGCTCGCCGGTGCGCGAACTGGTCAAGGACGAGCGCGGCAGGGTCACCGGCGCCATCGTTGACACGGCCGAAGGACCGGTCGAGATCCTGGCGCGCAAGGGCGTGGTGCTCGCGGCCGGCGGCTTCCCGCAGGATCCGGTGCGACGGAAGGCGATGTTCCCGCATGCGCCGACCGGATACGAGCATGCCTCGCCGGCCCCTCCCGGCAACACCGGCGACGGATTGCGCCTCGGAGAGGCCGCGGGCGCAACCGTCGAGACGAGCCTGCCCCACGCCGCCGCCTGGGTGCCGATCTCGCGACCGGTGAAGCCGGACGGGACGCTCGGAACCTTTCCGCATTTCGTCGACCGCTCGAAGCCCGGCGTCATCGCCGTCACCCGCTCCGGCCGGCGCTTCGTCAACGAAGCCGATTCCTATCACGACTTCTGCCAAGCGATGGTGGCGCGCTGCCGCGCGGAAGACGGCGAGATCTGCGCCTTCTTCATCGCCGACCATCACGTTCTGCGCAAATACGGCCTCGGCTACGTCAAGCCGGCGCCCGTGCCCTTCCGGCAGCACGTGAAATCCGGCTATCTGATCGAAGGCGCGACGCTGCCGGAGCTGGCCGGAAAGATCGGCGCCGATCCCGCCATGCTGCGGCGGACGGTGGAGACCTACAACATCCACGCCGTCCGCGGGGAGGACCCCGAATTCGGCAAGGGCTCGACCTCCTACAACCGCTCGCTCGGGGATCCGGAGCACAAGCCCAACCCCTGCGTCGCCCCGATCGGCAAAGGACCCTATTATGCCGTCAAGCTGGTCGTCGGCGATCTCGGCACCTTCGCGGGCCTGCGCTGCAACGAGAACGCCCAGGTGCTCGACGAAGCGGGATGGCCGATCGCAGGGCTCTACTCCGTGGGCAATGACGCGGCGAGCATCATGGGCGGGAACTATCCGGGCGGCGGCATCACGCTCGGCCCCGCCGTCACCTTCGGCTACATCGCCGCGCGGCACATGTCTGGCGGCAATGATTGA
- a CDS encoding sugar-binding transcriptional regulator, which translates to MALRPGDQIVHKAAWLYYTHGLRQDEIARRLDISRASVAMYLRKARETGIVTIAASTELFASDVLSRRIEDRFGLDAVWIADGSAYPDPEAEVPSLAASVFLSMVGSGQRVGVAWGRTVYAIADAMTFADLKDVTVVQLCGNLGAPYSYRPDQCTMEIARRLNARGLNFYAPLILSTEALATALRAEPVIREQLAGVGECDIALFSVGFADEDAHVVKCGAVTAAELRALRRQGAVGVIAGQMIDAHGAPVDCEYNRRCISADLTDFRAIPKRLMVVQEEAKLEPLRAALAGRFATHLVLSRTIAQALIDSPAGEAG; encoded by the coding sequence ATGGCGTTGCGGCCCGGCGACCAGATCGTGCACAAGGCGGCGTGGCTCTACTACACGCACGGCCTGCGCCAGGACGAGATTGCCCGGCGGCTCGACATTTCGCGGGCGTCGGTGGCCATGTATCTGCGCAAGGCGCGTGAGACGGGCATCGTCACCATCGCGGCCTCCACCGAACTCTTCGCCTCCGACGTCCTGTCCCGCCGGATCGAGGACCGCTTCGGACTCGACGCGGTCTGGATCGCCGACGGCAGCGCCTATCCCGATCCCGAAGCCGAGGTGCCCTCGCTGGCGGCCAGCGTCTTCCTGTCGATGGTCGGCAGCGGCCAGCGCGTCGGCGTGGCGTGGGGGCGCACCGTTTACGCCATCGCCGACGCCATGACTTTCGCGGACCTGAAGGACGTCACCGTCGTCCAGCTCTGCGGCAATCTCGGCGCCCCCTATTCCTACAGGCCGGACCAGTGCACGATGGAGATCGCGCGCCGGCTCAACGCCAGGGGCCTGAACTTCTATGCGCCGCTGATCCTGTCCACCGAAGCCCTCGCCACCGCCCTGCGCGCGGAGCCCGTCATCCGCGAGCAACTGGCAGGCGTGGGCGAATGCGACATCGCCCTGTTTTCCGTCGGCTTCGCCGACGAGGATGCGCATGTCGTCAAGTGCGGCGCGGTCACCGCCGCGGAACTGCGCGCGCTGCGGCGGCAGGGAGCGGTCGGCGTCATCGCCGGGCAGATGATCGATGCGCACGGCGCGCCGGTCGACTGCGAATACAACCGCCGCTGCATCTCGGCCGACCTGACCGACTTTCGCGCGATCCCGAAGCGGCTGATGGTGGTGCAGGAAGAGGCCAAGCTCGAACCGCTGCGCGCCGCGCTCGCCGGCCGCTTCGCGACCCATCTCGTCCTGTCGCGCACCATCGCGCAGGCGTTGATCGATTCCCCGGCCGGCGAGGCCGGCTAA
- a CDS encoding bifunctional aldolase/short-chain dehydrogenase has product MKNLWTDTDAEAMVAAYAAKGVDRDLALRVYTTRLLGGDPRLVLHGGGNTSVKLTATDLIGDRWDVLCVKGSGWDMAVIEPAGLPAVKLAPLLKARALEKLSDEDMVALQRANLIDPGSPNPSVETLLHAFLPHKFVDHTHSTAVLAIVDQGDESEALIAAVFGPKMGYVPYIKPGFDLAKAAAEIFERDPSVEGLILDKHGIFTFAESAKEAYDRMIHWVTVAEDYVAANRKPAAARATLPASLADPAAIAPMLRGAVAARYAEGRIERMVSDFRTSPAILDFLARADLDRLAARGVSTPDLSIRIKTGPVVLPAPDAADLAGYRAAVEGAIADYVRDYERYFTENDARDDVRRTMLDPMPRLSLVPGLGMFGHGRTLKDARIASDVGEMWIEAVSGAEAIGDFRPLAKSDLFELEYWSLEQAKLAGNKPKPLTGQVALITGGAGAIGAATAGLFAANGAHVVVVDLDAAKAAETAKAAGNASIGVGADVTKPDDVRAAFDQAVAIYGGVDIVVSNAGAAWEGGIGEIDDALLRRSFELNFFAHQTVAQNAVRLFKEQKTGGALLFNTSKQAVNPGPKFGAYGLPKAATLFLSRQYALEYGAIGVRSNAVNADRIRSGLLTDDMINSRSKARGLSEKDYMSGNLLGLEVTADHVAQAFLHHALAERTTGDVTTVDGGNIAAVLR; this is encoded by the coding sequence ATGAAGAACCTCTGGACTGATACCGACGCCGAAGCCATGGTCGCGGCCTACGCCGCCAAGGGCGTCGACCGCGACCTTGCGCTGCGCGTCTACACGACGCGGCTGCTCGGCGGCGATCCCCGCCTCGTCCTGCACGGCGGCGGAAACACCTCCGTGAAGCTCACCGCCACCGATCTCATCGGCGACCGCTGGGACGTGCTCTGCGTCAAGGGCTCGGGCTGGGACATGGCTGTGATCGAGCCGGCGGGCCTGCCGGCGGTCAAGCTCGCGCCCCTTCTCAAGGCGCGGGCGCTGGAGAAACTGTCGGACGAGGACATGGTCGCGCTCCAGCGTGCCAATCTGATCGATCCGGGCTCGCCCAATCCCTCGGTCGAAACGCTGCTGCATGCCTTCCTGCCGCACAAGTTCGTCGATCACACCCATTCGACGGCCGTGCTCGCCATCGTCGACCAGGGCGATGAAAGCGAGGCGCTGATCGCGGCGGTGTTCGGTCCGAAGATGGGCTACGTGCCCTACATCAAGCCGGGCTTCGACCTCGCCAAGGCAGCAGCCGAAATCTTCGAGCGCGATCCGTCGGTCGAGGGACTGATTCTCGACAAGCACGGCATCTTCACCTTCGCCGAGAGCGCGAAGGAGGCCTATGACCGGATGATCCACTGGGTGACGGTCGCCGAGGACTACGTCGCTGCCAACCGCAAGCCCGCCGCTGCGCGTGCCACGCTTCCGGCAAGCCTGGCCGACCCGGCCGCCATCGCGCCGATGCTGCGCGGCGCGGTCGCGGCACGCTACGCGGAAGGCCGGATCGAGCGCATGGTATCGGATTTCCGCACCTCGCCCGCAATCCTCGATTTCCTTGCCCGCGCCGATCTCGACCGGCTCGCCGCGCGCGGCGTCTCCACGCCCGACCTCTCGATCCGCATCAAGACCGGCCCGGTCGTGCTGCCGGCGCCCGATGCCGCCGACCTCGCGGGCTATCGTGCCGCAGTCGAGGGGGCGATTGCCGACTATGTCCGCGACTACGAGCGCTACTTCACGGAAAATGATGCGCGCGACGACGTCAGGCGCACCATGCTGGACCCGATGCCGCGCCTGTCGCTGGTGCCGGGCCTCGGCATGTTCGGCCACGGCCGCACGCTGAAGGACGCCCGCATCGCGTCCGACGTCGGGGAGATGTGGATCGAGGCGGTGTCCGGCGCCGAAGCGATCGGCGACTTCCGCCCGCTGGCGAAGTCGGATCTGTTCGAGCTCGAATACTGGTCGCTGGAGCAGGCCAAGCTCGCCGGCAACAAGCCGAAGCCGCTCACCGGGCAGGTGGCGCTGATCACCGGCGGCGCAGGCGCGATCGGCGCGGCGACGGCCGGGCTCTTCGCGGCGAACGGCGCGCATGTGGTCGTCGTGGATCTCGACGCGGCGAAGGCTGCCGAGACCGCGAAGGCCGCCGGCAATGCCTCGATCGGTGTCGGCGCCGACGTGACGAAACCGGATGACGTTCGCGCGGCCTTCGATCAGGCCGTCGCGATCTATGGCGGCGTCGACATCGTGGTCTCCAATGCCGGCGCGGCCTGGGAGGGCGGCATCGGCGAGATCGACGACGCATTGCTGCGCAGGAGCTTCGAACTCAACTTCTTTGCGCACCAGACGGTGGCCCAGAACGCCGTACGCCTCTTCAAGGAGCAGAAGACCGGCGGGGCACTGCTGTTCAACACGTCCAAGCAGGCGGTGAACCCCGGCCCGAAATTCGGCGCCTATGGCCTGCCCAAGGCGGCAACCCTGTTCCTGTCGCGCCAGTATGCGCTCGAATACGGGGCGATCGGCGTGCGGTCGAATGCCGTGAACGCCGACCGGATCCGTTCCGGTCTCCTGACGGACGACATGATCAACAGCCGCTCGAAGGCACGCGGACTTTCGGAGAAGGACTACATGAGCGGGAACCTGCTCGGTCTTGAAGTCACCGCAGACCACGTGGCGCAGGCCTTCCTGCATCATGCGCTTGCCGAGCGCACCACCGGCGACGTGACGACGGTCGACGGGGGCAACATCGCCGCCGTCCTTCGCTGA